In one window of Camelina sativa cultivar DH55 chromosome 15, Cs, whole genome shotgun sequence DNA:
- the LOC104747582 gene encoding dehydrodolichyl diphosphate synthase 6-like yields the protein MAELAGQIKRMNGGINQLLEQIFGFSRRCLFRVISMGPIPNHLAFIMDGNRRYAKKCGLEEGSGHKAGFSALMLMLQYCYELGIKYVTIYAFSIDNFRRQPEEVQCLMDLMLEKIKSLLEKESIVHQYGIRVYFIGNLALLNDQVRDAAEEVMKATAKNSRVVLLICIAYNSTDEILQAVKKSCINKLDNIEASGSYKHEDSDIEAKDMENQEKKIQLVDIEENMQMSVAPNPDILIRSSGETRLSNFLLWQTGNSQLCSPAALWPEIGLRHLVWAILNFQRSHSYLEKRKKQL from the coding sequence ATGGCTGAACTTGCGGGTCAAATAAAACGTATGAACGGTGGAATTAACCAACTGCTCGAGCAAATATTCGGGTTTTCAAGAAGATGTTTGTTTCGTGTCATATCTATGGGTCCTATACCTAACCATCTCGCCTTTATCATGGATGGGAATCGTAGATATGCAAAGAAGTGTGGTCTTGAAGAAGGGTCTGGTCATAAAGCTGGGTTTTCTGCGCTTATGTTGATGCTACAATACTGCTACGAGCTTGGTATTAAGTATGTAACGATATACGCATTTAGCATTGATAATTTTAGAAGACAACCTGAGGAGGTACAGTGTCTAATGGATTTGATGCTGGAAAAGATTAAGTCTTTGCTTGAGAAAGAGAGTATCGTGCATCAGTATGGGATTCGGGTGTATTTTATTGGTAACTTGGCGCTTCTAAATGACCAAGTGAGAGATGCTGCAGAAGAAGTCATGAAGGCCACAGCTAAGAATAGTCGGGTAGTGCTTCTTATCTGCATTGCCTATAACTCGACAGATGAGATCTTACAAGCTGTCAAGAAATCTTGTATTAACAAGTTAGATAATATTGAAGCGTCTGGTAGTTATAAACATGAGGATAGTGATATAGAAGCAAAGGATATGGAGaaccaagagaagaagatacagtTGGTGGATATTGAGGAGAATATGCAGATGAGTGTGGCGCCGAATCCTGATATACTCATCAGGAGTTCAGGAGAGACGAGGTTGAGCAATTTTCTCTTATGGCAAACAGGTAATTCCCAGCTCTGTTCTCCGGCTGCTCTGTGGCCTGAGATCGGTCTGAGGCATTTGGTCTGGGCTATATTGAACTTCCAGAGAAGCCACTCATActtagagaagagaaagaaacaattgTGA
- the LOC104747583 gene encoding uncharacterized protein LOC104747583: MAGFIRRKGNLLFRSQNLTAVYSKLQRSNCTLAEGVMEKCSTIRPVIDEDINSVDTSKWKKVRASDAGIRNSMIPESSMNVLRLLRRQGFDAYLVGGCVRDLILHRVPKDYDVITTANLKQIRRLFHRAQVIGKRFPICHVWMRGSIIEVSSFDTVAHSDSEPENDLEKPFPLAIEADKNKSLFKLYSGCDVKDFNRWRNSLQRDFTINSLFYDPFELKIYDYTNGMEDLTDLKLRTLIPANFSFKEDCARILRGLRIAARLGLSLSNDVETAIPEFVSSVANLDQFRLIMEMNYMLAYGAAAPSILLLMKFKLLHVLLPFQAAYLEQASETSLSSSLLARLFSNMDKLISCDQPADSKLWIAVLAFHIALVRNPQEAIVVRAFAALLYHRDWSKAVEFAREDETSVVGYTPEVYKSLRRRSDEDLVEAVSEFTCLLKDTQYVLTGIEALRESLYLYPDFKFSGLVFIPKRKGRDVAEGFARLSDVKSYESKKEGFSIDYLSLGKGNPCEVRFVLGKIILDTITEGIVMEPLNSVKEQSTSEQIVPAACLEKKDELVVSKSSKEDNNNQAPVHGSNASSVLKILKKTREDSENKNDQETEVCPRTLTGPAKNQDQSVVQKLKRRRSKEAPVSEPPKQKTSKRSRSDDQEAFGSLSVSAAENQHQSNKHGKNAPICEPPKPKTSKNRSKETQKVKHNDLPVKELQEANSSFVSDKSMSDLLKVLEKSSQHASSKEESDSLSSEKTKRPKSLSSLFR; encoded by the exons ATGGCGGGTTTCATTAGGCGCAAAGGAAACTTATTATTTCGGTCTCAAAACTTAACTGCGGTCTACTCCAAG TTGCAGAGAAGTAACTGCACGCTTGCTGAGGGAGTCATGGAGAAGTGTTCTACCATCCGTCCagttattgatgaagatatAAATTCAG TTGATACATCGAAGTGGAAGAAGGTACGAGCAAGTGATGCTGGAATTAGAAATTCAATGATCCCAGAATCCTCTATGAATGTCTTGAGACTCCTTAGACGTCAAG GTTTCGATGCATACCTTGTGGGTGGATGTGTAAGGGATTTGATACTACATAGAGTGCCAAAAGACTATGATGTGATCACTACAGCTAATCTTAAGCAG ATCCGACGGCTGTTTCATCGTGCTCAGGTTATTGGGAAACGGTTCCCTATTTGTCATGTGTGGATGAGAGGTTCAATAATTGAG GTATCCAGTTTTGATACCGTGGCACACAGTGACAGTGAGCCTGAAAATGATTTGGAGAAGCCTTTTCCACTAGCTATCGAGGCAGACAAGAATAAAAGCCTCTTCAAATTGTATTCTGGTTGCGATGTAAAAGACTTCAATCGTTGGAGGAATAGCTTGCAGCGCGATTTCACAATTAACAG TTTATTCTATGATCCCTTTGAACTTAAAATTTATGACTACACCAACGGAATGGAAGACTTGACGGATCTTAAG CTTCGTACACTTATCCCTGCAAATTTTTCATTCAAGGAAGATTGTG CTAGAATTCTTAGGGGGTTAAGAATTGCAGCACGATTGGGTCTATCATTATCAAATGATGTTGAGACTGCAATACCTGAATTTGTATCTTCCGTTGCGAATTTGGACCAG TTTAGATTaatcatggaaatgaattatATGCTTGCGTATGGAGCTGCTGCTCCTTCCATCCTTCTTCTCATGAAGTTCAAACTACTTCACGTGTTACTTCCTTTTCAG GCAGCTTACCTGGAACAAGCTAGTGAAACATCTCTATCGAGTTCCTTGCTAGCG AGGTTATTCTCCAATATGGACAAACTGATTTCCTGCGATCAACCTGCAGATTCCAAACTATG GATTGCAGTGTTAGCTTTTCACATTGCACTAGTGCGTAACCCCCAGGAGGCTATTGTGGTGCGCGCTTTCGCTGCTTTGCTCTACCATAGAGACTGGAGCAAAGCTGTTGAATTTGCTAGAGAAGATGAAACTTCAGTAGTCGGATACACTCCTGAGGTATATAAATCTTTGAGAAGGAGATCTGATGAAGATCTTGTTGAAGCCGTTTCAGAATTCACATGTCTATTAAAAGATACTCAGTACGTTCTGACTGGTATAGAGGCTCTCCGCGAATCCCTATACCTATACCCGGATTTCAAATTCTCTGGTCTG GTGTTCATACCGAAGAGAAAGGGGAGAGATGTAGCAGAAGGGTTTGCGAGATTGAGTGATGTCAAATCATACGAAAGCAAAAAGGAGGGATTCTCTATTGACTATCTCTCACTTGGGAAGGGAAATCCATGCGAAGTAAGATTTGTTCTTGGCAAAATCATTCTGGACACCATCACAGAAGGTATCGTCATGGAACCTCTAAACTCAGTCAAGGAGCAAAGCACCAGTGAGCAAATTGTTCCAGCGGCTTGCttggagaagaaggatgagTTGGTAGTTTCTAAATCCTCCAAGGAGGATAACAACAATCAAGCTCCAGTCCATGGCTCAAATGCATcatctgttttaaaaattttgaagaagacGAGAGAAGACAGTGAGAACAAGAATGATCAAGAGACCGAGGTATGTCCAAGAACCCTTACTGGTCCAGCAAAGAATCAAGATCAGTCTGTAGTTCAAAAGCTGAAAAGACGGCGTAGCAAAGAAGCACCGGTCTCTGAGCCGCCTAAGCAAAAGACTTCAAAGAGGTCGAGATCAGATGACCAAGAGGCGTTTGGAAGTCTCTCTGTTTCAGCAGCAGAAAATCAGCATCAGAGTAATAAGCATGGCAAAAATGCACCGATCTGTGAGCCGCCTAAGCCAAAGACTTCAAAGAACCGTTCAAAGGAAACACAAAAAGTAAAACACAACGACTTGCCTGTGAAGGAGCTTCAAGAAGCAAACAGCAGCTTTGTTTCTGACAAATCTATGAGCGATCTTCTAAAAGTTCTTGAGAAATCAAGTCAGCACGCGTCTAGCAAAGAGGAGAGCGACTCCTTATCATCAGAGAAGACAAAGAGACCAAAAAGTCTCTCAAGTCTGTTCAGGTGA
- the LOC104747584 gene encoding cyclin-B2-1-like: MVNSCENKVSVVESTTTTILQDETRSRKIGQEMMKREKRRVLGVINHNNLVGGASVVTKRGSLLLSNNQEEEGIQKKKFNSLRPPVTRSGVEEETKKRLKPTVPSSNDFGDSIFVDEEEDEATLDQPMPEADLMEEIEMEDVTVEEPVLDIDVLDAKNSLAAVEYVQDLYAFYRTMESFSCVPVDYMMHQIDLNDKMRAILIDWLIEVHDKFDLMNETLFLTVNLIDRFLSKQAVMRKKLQLVGLVALLLACKYEEVSVPVVEDLVLISDKAYTREDVLEMEKAMLSTLQFNISLPTQYPFLKRFLKAAQADKKCEVLASFLIELALVDYEMLRFQPSLLAATSVYTAQCTLDGFRQWNSTCEFYCHYSEDQLMECSRKLVSLHQRAATGNLTGVYRKYNTSKFGYIAKCEAAHFLVLSS; the protein is encoded by the exons atggttaaTTCATGTGAGAACAAAGTCTCTGTTGTTGAATCCACTACAACTACGATTCTTCAAG ATGAAACGAGAAGTAGAAAAATCGGAcaagagatgatgaagagagagaagagaagagtgttGGGTGTGATTAACCATAATAATCTTGTTGGTGGTGCAAGTGTTGTTACCAAGAGAGGAAGCTTATTATTATCTAA taatcaagaagaagaaggaattcaaaagaagaagtttaATTCTCTGCGTCCACCAGTTACAAG ATCTGGAGTTGAAGAGGAGACTAAGAAGAGGCTGAAGCCAACAGTTCCAAGTTCAAATGATTTTGGTGACTCTATATTTgttgatgaagaggaagatgaggcTACATTGGACCAACCGATGCCTGAAGCTGATCTAATG GAGGAAATTGAGATGGAGGATGTAACAGTGGAAGAACCGGTTTTGGATATTGATGTCTTAGATGCGAAGAACTCACTTGCAGCTGTTGAATATGTCCAAGATCTTTACGCATTCTACCGAACAATGGAG AGCTTTAGCTGTGTACCAGTAGATTATATGATGCACCAAATCGATTTAAACGACAAGATGAGAGCAATACTAATAGACTGGTTAATCGAG GTACATGACAAGTTTGATCTGATGAACGAGACACTGTTTCTCACAGTGAATCTCATAGATAGATTCTTGTCCAAGCAAGCTGTTATGAGAAAGAAGCTTCAGCTTGTAGGTTTAGTGGCTTTGCTCTTAGCTTGCAAGTACGAAGAGGTTTCTGTTCCTGTTGTTGAAGATTTAGTACTCATTTCAGACAAAGCTTATACGAGGGAAGACGTTCTTGAGATG GAGAAAGCAATGTTGAGCACTTTGCAATTCAATATTTCGTTGCCGACACAGTACCCTTTCTTGAAGAGATTTCTTAAGGCAGCTCAAGCAGACAAGAAG tgtGAGGTCTTGGCATCCTTCTTGATAGAGCTTGCCCTTGTAGATTACGAGATGCTTCGGTTTCAACCATCATTATTAGCTGCCACATCTGTGTACACTGCTCAATGTACACTTGATGGTTTCAGGCAATGGAACAGTACATGTGAATTCTACTGTCATTACTCTGAAGATCAGCTCAT GGAATGTTCACGGAAGCTGGTGAGTCTTCATCAGAGGGCGGCGACGGGAAACTTGACAGGAGTATATAGGAAGTACAACACATCCAAATTTGGGTACATAGCAAAATGTGAAGCTGCACACTTTCTAGTACTGTCCTCCTAG
- the LOC104747586 gene encoding phosphoserine aminotransferase 2, chloroplastic has translation MAATTNSFLIGNQTKIPSLKPKSISQSFIHFTKPNTINLTTTTRRRTNSVSIRCASASTAVGSEQRVFNFAAGPAALPENVLLKAQSDLYNWRGSGMSVMEMSHRGKEFLSIIQKAETDLRQLLEIPSEYSVLFLQGGATTQFAALPLNLCKPDDSVDYIVTGSWGDKAFKEAQKYCNPKVIWSGKSEKYTKVPSFDGLEQSTHAKYLHICANETIHGVEFKDYPVVGNPDGVLIADMSSNFCSKPVDVSKFGVIYAGAQKNVGPSGVTIVIIRKDLIGNARDITPVMLDYKIHDENSSLYNTPPCFGIYMCGLVFDDLLEQGGLKEVEKKNQRKAELLYNAIDESRGFFRCPVEKSVRSLMNVPFTLEKSELEAEFIKEAAKEKMVQLKGHRSVGGMRASIYNAMPLAGVEKLVAFMKDFQARHA, from the coding sequence ATGGCGGCGACGACGAACTCATTCCTCATCGGAAACCAAACTAAGATCCCTTCCTTGAAACCCAAATCAATTTCCCAATCTTTTATCCACTTCACCAAACCCAACACCATCAacctcaccaccaccaccagaagaagaaccaattCCGTTTCAATCCGATGCGCTTCCGCTTCAACCGCCGTCGGATCCGAGCAACGGGTCTTCAATTTCGCCGCCGGTCCAGCCGCATTACCCGAAAACGTCCTCCTCAAAGCTCAATCAGATCTCTATAACTGGCGTGGATCTGGTATGAGTGTCATGGAGATGAGTCACCGTGGTAAAGAGTTTCTCTCAATCATTCAAAAAGCCGAAACTGATCTCCGTCAGCTTCTCGAGATTCCATCGGAATATTCCGTTTTGTTCTTACAAGGTGGCGCCACAACTCAGTTCGCTGCTCTGCCTCTCAATCTCTGTAAACCCGATGACTCTGTTGATTACATTGTTACTGGATCTTGGGGAGATAAAGCTTTCAAGGAAGCTCAAAAGTATTGTAACCCTAAAGTGATTTGGTCTGGTAAATCTGAGAAATACACTAAAGTTCCATCTTTTGATGGGTTGGAGCAGAGTACGCACGCCAAGTATTTGCATATATGCGCCAATGAGACTATTCATGGAGTTGAGTTTAAAGACTACCCTGTTGTTGGAAACCCTGATGGTGTTCTTATTGCTGATATGTCTTCCAACTTCTGTTCCAAGCCTGTGGATGTATCCAAGTTTGGTGTGATTTATGCTGGTGCTCAGAAGAACGTTGGTCCTTCTGGTGTCACTATTGTGATCATTCGAAAGGATTTGATTGGGAATGCTAGAGATATCACTCCGGTGATGCTTGATTACAAGATTCATGATGAGAACAGTTCGTTGTACAACACGCCTCCTTGTTTCGGGATTTATATGTGTGGTCTTGTGTTTGATGATTTGCTGGAGCAAGGTGGTTTGAaagaagtggagaagaagaaccagaGGAAAGCTGAGTTGTTGTACAATGCCATTGATGAGAGCAGAGGGTTTTTCAGGTGTCCTGTTGAGAAGTCTGTGAGGTCTTTGATGAATGTTCCTTTTACGTTGGAGAAATCGGAATTGGAAGCTGAGTTTATTAAAGAAGCTGCTAAGGAGAAGATGGTGCAGCTCAAGGGACATAGATCAGTGGGAGGTATGAGAGCTTCCATTTACAATGCAATGCCTTTGGCTGGTGTCGAAAAGCTTGTAGCTTTCATGAAGGATTTTCAGGCAAGGCAtgcttga
- the LOC104747585 gene encoding serine acetyltransferase 2-like yields the protein MNGDELPFERGFEVYAKGMHKSEFDSNLLDSGSDPIWDAIREEAKLEAEKEPILSSFLYAGILAHDCLEQALGFVLANRLQNPTLLATQLLDIFYGVMMHDKGIQSSIRHDIQAFKDRDPACLSYSSAILHLKGYHALQAYRVAHKLWNEGRILLALALQSRISEVFGIDIHPAARIGQGILLDHGTGVVIGETAVIGNCVSILHGVTLGGTGKETGDRHPKIGEGALLGACVTILGNISIGAGAMVAAGSLVLKDVPSHCVVAGNPAKLIRVMDGQDPSLTTKHDATKEFFRHVADGYKGAHSNGPSVSAGETEKGHTICTA from the exons ATGAACGGCGATGAGCTTCCTTTCGAGAGGGGCTTCGAGGTTTACGCTAAGGGAATGCATAAGTCAGAGTTTGACTCGAATTTGCTTGATTCTGGTTCTGATCCTATCTGGGATGCTATCAGAGAAGAAGCTAAGCTTGAG GCAGAGAAAGAGCCTATTTTGAGTAGCTTCTTGTATGCTGGTATCTTGGCTCATGACTGTTTGGAGCAAGCTTTAGGGTTTGTTCTAGCCAACCGTCTCCAAAACCCAACTTTGTTGGCTACTCAACTCTTGGATATATTTTATGGTGTTATGATGCATGACAAAGGTATTCAGAGTTCTATTCGCCATGATATTCAG GCATTTAAAGACCGGGATCCTGCTTGTTTGTCGTATAGTTCTGCCATCTTACATCTGAAG GGGTATCATGCGTTGCAAGCATATAGAGTTGCACATAAATTGTGGAATGAAGGGCGGATACTATTAGCTCTTGCATTGCAAAGCCGGATAAGCGAG GTTTTTGGAATCGACATTCATCCAG CGGCAAGAATTGGGCAGGGAATATTGTTGGATCATGGAACTGGAGTGGTTATTGGTGAGACTGCTGTAATTGGAAATTGTGTCTCAATCTTACAC GGTGTGACATTAGGAGGAACCGGAAAGGAAACCGGCGATCGTCACCCAAAAATAGGTGAAGGTGCATTGCTTGGAGCTTGTGTGACTATACTTGGCAACATAAGCATAGGTGCTGGAGCAATGGTAGCTGCAGGTTCACTTGTGTTAAAGGACGTTCCTTCCCATTG CGTGGTGGCTGGAAATCCTGCAAAACTGATCAGGGTCATGGATGGGCAAGACCCGTCTCTTACAACAAAACACG ATGCTACCAAAGAGTTCTTTCGACATGTAGCTGATGGTTACAAAGGGGCACATTCTAACG GACCATCAGTCTCAGcaggagaaacagagaaaggacACACTATCTGCACAGCATGA
- the LOC104747587 gene encoding probable acyl-activating enzyme 2, which produces MRFLLTKRAFKTFTPRFQRLWLTHTSFSSTSDSGGYCGDSEPGSWRTMEGLLRSPANFSPLSPITFLERSAKVYRDRTSLVFGSDNHTWFQTYQRCLRLASALTHLGTSPGDVVAALAPNVPAMHELHFAVPIAGLILCPLNTRLDPSTLSVLLAHSEAKILFVDQQLLELAHGALDLLVKSDRTRKSPKLVLISQSNDDDDENDESSSSFASKYSFDYEYETLVKSGNSGFEVIKPRSEWDPISINYTSGTTSRPKGVVYSHRGAYLNSLATVFLHQMSIYPVYLWTVPMFHCNGWCLIWGVAAQGGTNICLRKVSPKLIFKNIAMHKVTHMGGAPTVLNMIVNSPVTEHKPLPHKVEIMTGGSPPQPQILAKMEELGFNVSHLYGLTETYGPGTHCVWKPEWDSLSLEERSKLKARQGVQHLGLEGLEVKDPVTMETVPDNGLTMGEVMFRGNTVMSGYFKDLEATRKAFEGDWFHSGDLAVKHPDGYIEIKDRLKDVIISGGENISSVEVERVLCSHQAVLEAAVVARPDNHWGQTPCGFVKLKDGFDGTKPEEIIGFCRDHLPHYMAPKTIVFGDIPKTSTGKVQKYLLRKRADEMGSL; this is translated from the exons ATGAGATTCTTGTTAACCAAAAGGGCATTCAAAACCTTCACCCCACGTTTCCAGAGACTCTGGTTAACACATACTTCCTTCTCCTCAACCTCAGACTCCGGCGGATATTGCGGCGATTCTGAGCCGGGATCATGGAGAACTATGGAGGGTCTACTCCGATCGCCCGCAAATTTCTCTCCTTTATCCCCAATCACGTTCTTGGAACGATCCGCCAAGGTTTACAGAGACAGAACCTCTCTTGTATTTGGTTCGGACAATCACACTTGGTTCCAGACTTATCAGCGTTGTCTCCGTCTTGCCTCTGCTCTTACCCATCTCGGAACCTCTCCTGGCGATGTG GTTGCAGCTTTGGCTCCGAATGTTCCAGCTATGCATGAGCTTCACTTCGCTGTACCAATTGCTGGTTTGATTCTCTGTCCGCTTAATACTCGACTTGATCCTTCCACATTGTCAGTTCTGCTAGCTCACTCCGAGGCGAAGATCCTCTTTGTTGATCAACAGTTACTTGAGCTTGCTCATGGAGCTCTTGATCTTCTTGTCAAATCAGACAGAACAAGAAAAAGTCCAAAGCTTGTGTTGATCTCTCAGtccaatgatgatgatgatgagaatgatGAGAGCTCATCAAGCTTTGCTTCAAAGTACTCTTTTGATTACGAATATGAAACTCTGGTTAAATCCGGAAACAGCGGATTTGAGGTGATCAAACCGAGAAGCGAATGGGATCCCATTAGTATAAACTACACTTCAGGGACGACTTCGAGACCTAAAGGCGTAGTGTATAGCCACAGAGGAGCTTATCTCAATTCTCTTGCGACAGTCTTTCTTCACCAGATGTCTATTTATCCGGTCTATCTATGGACGGTGCCGATGTTTCATTGTAACGGATGGTGCCTTATTTGGGGAGTAGCAGCGCAAGGCGGTACTAATATCTGTCTTAGAAAAGTCTCTCCTAAGTTGATCTTTAAGAACATTGCTATGCATAAAGTGACTCACATGGGAGGAGCCCCTACGGTTCTGAACATGATTGTGAACTCTCCTGTGACCGAACATAAACCGCTTCCTCACAAGGTTGAGATCATGACAGGTGGGTCACCGCCTCAACCGCAAATCCTGGCAAAGATGGAAGAGTTAGGTTTCAATGTGTCTCATCTTTATGGTTTGACAGAGACATATGGTCCAGGGACACACTGCGTGTGGAAACCTGAATGGGATTCTCTTTCTTTGGAGGAGAGAAGTAAGTTAAAGGCTAGACAAGGAGTGCAGCATTTGGGTCTAGAAGGGCTCGAAGTGAAAGATCCGGTTACAATGGAGACTGTACCTGATAACGGTTTAACCATGGGTGAGGTTATGTTCAGAGGAAACACCGTGATGAGTGGATATTTCAAGGACTTAGAGGCAACAAGAAAAGCATTTGAGGGAGATTGGTTCCACAGTGGTGATCTCGCTGTGAAACATCCGGACGGGTACATAGAGATAAAAGATCGGTTAAAAGATGTGATCATCTCAGGAGGAGAAAACATAAGCTCGGTGGAGGTGGAAAGAGTTTTGTGTAGCCATCAAGCGGTTCTTGAAGCAGCTGTTGTAGCACGTCCGGATAATCACTGGGGACAGACTCCTTGCGGGTTTGTGAAACTGAAAGATGGGTTTGATGGTACCAAACCCGAGGAGATTATTGGTTTCTGTAGAGATCATTTGCCTCATTACATGGCTCCAAAGACTATTGTTTTCGGAGACATACCTAAAACCTCGACGGGTAAGGTACAAAAGTATCTTCTGAGAAAGAGAGCCGATGAAATGGGGAGCTTGTGA
- the LOC109129028 gene encoding RPM1-interacting protein 4-like — MASNEAGRPLPKFGEWDVNDPATADGFTVIFSKAGEDKKTGRSSTKTNSQRKQDNDKPTVKKWLCFTFA, encoded by the coding sequence ATGGCATCGAACGAAGCTGGAAGGCCATTGCCGAAATTTGGAGAATGGGATGTGAATGATCCGGCGACGGCTGATGGATTCACGGTGATATTTAGCAAGGCCGGTGAAGATAAAAAGACAGGAAGGAGTTCGACCAAGACGAATTCGCAGAGGAAACAAGATAATGATAAACCAACGGTCAAGAAATGGCTCTGTTTCACTTTtgcttga